One Chloroflexota bacterium genomic window carries:
- a CDS encoding glycosyltransferase family 4 protein → MKYPKVLRVETGLMSSQSDEASSDMLDYRVYACVPRWWRRLEELLHLDIYLALRARAAQHRYDIVWAGSEKVGIPLSFIGLRKPLVVVAHHLESPAKAELVRMTGIAKRWAGIGYISNESRDFFVRQIGIPAGRLFQFESAKYLSKVTPTEKTSDGPIISAGVAKRDYATLIKALADLPGYETELLVSSKFGDKLKSNIKINIPEWVCFTDFMPDDELMKHYERARFVIVPLESTTHRGAGINVVLEAAAFGKAVIATKTGGMSTFVKDGETGILVPPYDVEAMRSAIQKLWTQPGLARQMGLAGRCHVEAHFDPVAVNSNITAFLKKIHLASVAPD, encoded by the coding sequence TTGAAATACCCCAAAGTCTTACGAGTTGAGACGGGTTTGATGTCCTCACAAAGCGACGAGGCCTCGTCCGATATGCTTGATTATCGAGTGTACGCTTGTGTTCCTCGCTGGTGGCGCAGATTGGAAGAGCTTTTGCATTTGGATATTTACCTGGCTTTGCGGGCAAGAGCGGCACAGCATCGCTACGACATCGTCTGGGCCGGGTCGGAGAAAGTCGGCATTCCGTTAAGTTTCATCGGCTTGCGAAAACCTTTGGTGGTCGTGGCTCATCATCTGGAGTCGCCGGCGAAAGCAGAGCTTGTCCGAATGACCGGTATCGCCAAACGCTGGGCCGGGATCGGGTACATCTCGAACGAAAGCAGAGACTTCTTTGTTCGCCAGATCGGGATACCTGCCGGGCGACTGTTCCAATTTGAATCGGCAAAGTATTTGAGCAAAGTGACGCCGACGGAAAAAACATCCGATGGCCCTATCATCAGCGCCGGCGTCGCTAAACGGGATTACGCAACATTGATTAAGGCCCTCGCCGATCTACCTGGATATGAGACGGAGCTTCTTGTCTCAAGCAAGTTTGGAGATAAGTTGAAGAGCAACATCAAGATCAATATCCCTGAATGGGTATGCTTCACGGATTTTATGCCCGACGACGAGCTTATGAAGCATTACGAACGCGCGCGCTTTGTCATTGTCCCTCTGGAAAGCACGACCCATCGCGGCGCAGGCATCAACGTGGTGCTTGAAGCGGCCGCATTTGGCAAAGCCGTCATTGCCACAAAAACGGGCGGCATGTCAACGTTTGTCAAAGATGGCGAGACCGGCATTCTGGTGCCGCCTTACGACGTTGAGGCCATGAGAAGCGCCATTCAAAAGCTGTGGACGCAGCCGGGCCTGGCGCGCCAAATGGGTTTGGCCGGTCGCTGTCATGTTGAAGCCCATTTCGATCCCGTAGCCGTTAACTCGAACATTACCGCCTTCTTGAAAAAAATCCACCTGGCTTCAGTTGCGCCAGACTAA
- a CDS encoding response regulator yields MALASTPHRKYSRRQIALTFLLIIAGLAAEYFILSSYFDLARRFESSFAPATALLPQLSALRNEVLRLHVQTEAALRSDAPDYEGLSAQRAEVTSLLADLRAASSGGETYRPAFNSIDNLLTTFDADVAAIREDPASVQTPVLIFELQRAFRGAEAELDRLYESEQKNFYQATADTFTVVRNTQVVLLLMSVLVFGFGIALILTIRRSLQRELGRASGRLEVAAEVGRAASSSLSLDHLFGTTLNLIRERFGYSYAAIFLLDEKGELAVLRAATGENGRGLAEQGRTLRVGSNSIIGYVTANNAPRIVADVKRDPARFKNELPAHIRSELAVPLRLAGSVVGALDVQSAKRSAFMKEDVAVLQTVADQVAIAIQNARLYGNEQIAREQAERLHAATQALSATLDSDKVLEIILSELQRVVPYDSASVQRLRGAQLEIIGGYDLPNLPDIKGIMFDASSDNNPNGQVIRSRKPLVVDDVLSYKGFNHGTLAEAGVRSWLGVPLLFGDQVVGMITLDKKTPGFYTDDHARLAMGFAAQAASALENARLFEETQQARLAAESANRAKSVFLANMSHELRTPLNAIIGYSEILQEEAQELGQESLTADLGKIRISGKHLLSLINDILDLSKIEAGKMELYLETFDIPTLIASVANNIQPLAVKAGNTLNLHCPDEVGLMHADPGKVRQVLLNLLSNANKFTEQGTVTLEVTREAPEGGPSPARDWIFFTVSDTGIGLTTKQIDRLFQDFSQADTSTTRKYGGTGLGLSISRRFCRMMGGDIVVSSGGVPGKGATFVVRLPAYVVDPKSPTVQIAPSEPGPTFPVDGAHTVLVIDDDPAVRDLIDRFLSKEGFRVVSAANGADGLQLARRLHPEAITLDVMMPGMDGWSVLAALKADPELAAIPVIILTIMENQSIGYALGAADYMVKPVDRERLVSVLKKYQCATPADSVLIVEDDIATREMMERMLTQEGWRVSVAPNGRIGLERLSQQLPCLILLDLMMPEMDGFQFISELRRRETWRSIPVVVVTAKDLTTEDRQQLNGYVETVLQKGAYSREELLAQVRDLVAAHTRKT; encoded by the coding sequence ATGGCTCTGGCTTCAACTCCTCACCGTAAATATTCCCGTCGCCAGATCGCGTTGACGTTCCTGCTCATCATTGCCGGGCTGGCCGCCGAGTATTTCATCCTCTCCAGCTACTTCGACCTGGCCCGCCGCTTCGAGTCCAGCTTTGCCCCTGCCACCGCCCTCCTGCCTCAGCTTTCGGCCCTGCGCAACGAAGTTCTGCGCTTGCACGTCCAAACCGAGGCCGCCTTGCGCAGTGACGCGCCAGATTACGAAGGCCTCAGCGCCCAACGCGCCGAAGTGACCTCCCTGCTTGCCGACCTGCGCGCCGCTTCCAGCGGGGGCGAAACCTACCGGCCCGCTTTCAATTCGATTGACAATCTACTGACGACCTTCGACGCCGATGTCGCCGCCATTCGAGAAGACCCGGCCAGCGTTCAAACGCCGGTGCTGATCTTTGAGCTGCAACGCGCCTTTCGCGGCGCCGAGGCCGAACTGGATCGGCTTTACGAAAGCGAGCAGAAGAATTTTTATCAGGCTACCGCCGACACTTTTACCGTCGTCCGCAACACCCAGGTTGTTTTGCTGTTGATGAGCGTTCTCGTCTTCGGCTTTGGCATTGCCCTGATCCTCACCATTCGCCGCTCACTGCAACGCGAGCTTGGCCGGGCTTCGGGCCGGCTGGAAGTGGCCGCCGAGGTCGGTCGGGCCGCCTCGTCGTCCCTCAGCCTGGATCATTTGTTTGGCACAACCCTCAACTTGATCCGTGAACGATTCGGCTATTCCTACGCCGCCATCTTTTTGCTGGACGAGAAAGGCGAGCTGGCTGTTCTGCGAGCGGCCACCGGCGAGAACGGACGGGGTTTGGCAGAACAAGGCCGCACCTTGAGAGTCGGCTCCAACTCCATCATCGGCTACGTCACCGCCAACAACGCGCCGCGCATCGTGGCCGACGTCAAGCGCGATCCGGCCCGTTTCAAAAACGAATTGCCGGCCCACATCCGCTCGGAACTGGCTGTGCCGCTCCGGCTGGCCGGGAGCGTCGTCGGCGCGCTCGACGTACAATCGGCGAAGCGCAGCGCGTTCATGAAGGAAGACGTGGCTGTTCTGCAAACCGTGGCCGATCAAGTGGCGATCGCCATTCAGAATGCGCGGCTGTACGGCAACGAGCAGATCGCCCGCGAGCAAGCCGAGCGTTTGCATGCCGCCACCCAGGCCCTCAGCGCCACCCTCGACTCGGACAAGGTGCTCGAAATTATTTTGAGTGAACTGCAACGAGTGGTGCCCTACGACAGCGCCTCGGTTCAACGCTTGCGCGGGGCGCAGTTGGAGATCATCGGCGGCTACGATTTACCCAACCTGCCGGACATCAAAGGCATTATGTTCGACGCCTCAAGCGACAACAACCCCAATGGCCAGGTCATTCGCTCGCGCAAACCGCTGGTGGTGGACGATGTGTTGAGTTATAAAGGATTCAATCACGGGACGCTGGCCGAGGCCGGGGTGCGCTCGTGGCTGGGCGTGCCGCTGTTGTTTGGCGATCAGGTCGTGGGCATGATCACTCTCGACAAAAAAACGCCAGGGTTCTACACCGACGACCACGCCCGGCTGGCGATGGGGTTTGCGGCCCAGGCCGCCAGCGCCCTGGAGAACGCCCGCCTCTTTGAAGAAACACAGCAGGCCCGGCTGGCCGCCGAATCCGCCAACCGGGCCAAGAGCGTCTTCCTGGCCAACATGAGCCACGAGCTTCGCACGCCGCTCAACGCCATCATCGGCTACAGCGAAATTTTGCAGGAGGAGGCGCAGGAACTGGGGCAGGAGAGTCTGACTGCCGACCTCGGCAAGATTCGGATCTCGGGCAAGCACCTGCTCAGCCTGATCAACGATATTCTTGATCTCTCGAAGATCGAAGCCGGGAAGATGGAACTTTATCTTGAGACGTTCGACATCCCGACTCTGATCGCCAGCGTTGCCAACAACATCCAGCCGCTGGCAGTTAAGGCAGGCAACACCCTCAACCTCCACTGCCCCGACGAGGTCGGCCTGATGCACGCCGACCCGGGCAAAGTACGGCAGGTGTTGTTGAATCTGTTGAGCAATGCCAATAAGTTTACCGAGCAGGGCACGGTGACTCTGGAGGTGACTCGCGAAGCGCCGGAAGGCGGCCCCAGCCCGGCCCGGGACTGGATCTTCTTCACTGTCAGCGACACCGGCATTGGCCTGACGACCAAGCAGATTGACCGGCTCTTCCAGGATTTCTCGCAAGCCGACACGTCCACCACGCGCAAGTATGGCGGCACCGGGCTGGGCCTTTCCATCAGCCGCCGCTTCTGCCGCATGATGGGCGGCGACATCGTCGTCTCCAGCGGCGGCGTTCCCGGCAAAGGCGCCACCTTCGTCGTCCGCCTTCCCGCTTACGTGGTCGATCCAAAATCGCCTACGGTTCAGATCGCGCCGTCCGAACCCGGCCCAACTTTTCCGGTAGACGGCGCTCACACCGTGCTGGTGATTGACGACGACCCGGCGGTGCGCGATTTGATTGACCGTTTTCTGAGCAAGGAGGGATTCCGCGTGGTGAGCGCCGCCAACGGCGCCGACGGTTTGCAGTTGGCCCGCCGTTTGCATCCCGAAGCGATCACCCTCGACGTGATGATGCCCGGCATGGATGGCTGGTCGGTGCTGGCCGCCCTCAAGGCCGACCCGGAGCTGGCGGCCATACCGGTCATCATCCTCACCATCATGGAGAACCAATCCATCGGCTACGCGCTGGGGGCCGCCGACTACATGGTGAAGCCGGTGGATCGCGAACGGCTGGTGAGCGTGTTGAAGAAGTACCAGTGCGCCACGCCCGCCGACAGCGTGTTGATTGTGGAGGATGACATTGCCACACGCGAGATGATGGAGCGCATGTTGACCCAGGAGGGCTGGCGGGTGAGCGTTGCCCCGAACGGGCGCATTGGCCTGGAGCGCCTGAGCCAGCAACTGCCGTGCCTGATTCTGCTCGACCTGATGATGCCGGAGATGGATGGCTTCCAGTTCATCAGCGAACTGCGGCGGCGCGAGACCTGGCGATCTATTCCGGTAGTGGTGGTGACGGCCAAAGACCTGACAACCGAAGACCGCCAACAACTCAACGGCTACGTGGAGACGGTTCTGCAAAAGGGCGCGTACAGCCGCGAAGAACTGCTGGCTCAGGTGCGCGATCTGGTGGCGGCTCACACGAGGAAGACTTAA
- a CDS encoding bifunctional (p)ppGpp synthetase/guanosine-3',5'-bis(diphosphate) 3'-pyrophosphohydrolase, whose protein sequence is MTLSKRFEDALAFAFQLHNGQTRKATAVPYISHLLAVTSLVLENGGDEDEAIAALLHDAVEDQGGAAAREQIRRRFGERVAEIVDGCTDTDSSPKPPWRARKEAYLAHLPSAPESVRLVSAADKVHNARSILSDYRQQGEALWSRFQGGKAGTLWYYRTLAETFRSLGPTRLADELTRVVGEIEGLVE, encoded by the coding sequence ATGACCCTCAGCAAACGATTTGAAGACGCGCTGGCCTTTGCCTTTCAACTGCACAACGGCCAGACGCGCAAGGCCACTGCGGTTCCCTATATCTCTCATTTGCTGGCCGTAACCAGCCTGGTGCTGGAGAATGGCGGCGACGAGGATGAAGCGATTGCGGCTTTGCTTCACGACGCCGTCGAAGATCAGGGCGGGGCCGCCGCCCGCGAACAAATTCGCCGGCGGTTTGGCGAGCGAGTGGCCGAGATTGTGGACGGTTGCACCGACACCGACTCTTCGCCCAAGCCGCCGTGGCGGGCGCGCAAGGAGGCCTACCTCGCCCACCTGCCCAGCGCCCCTGAGTCGGTTCGGCTGGTGTCGGCCGCCGACAAAGTGCATAACGCGCGCTCGATTCTGAGCGACTATCGCCAGCAGGGTGAAGCCTTATGGAGCCGCTTTCAGGGCGGCAAAGCGGGGACGTTGTGGTATTACCGGACGCTGGCCGAAACGTTTCGTTCTCTTGGCCCGACCCGGCTAGCCGATGAACTGACGAGGGTGGTGGGAGAGATTGAGGGGCTGGTGGAGTAG
- the dinB gene encoding DNA polymerase IV, translating to MKHRKILHLDLDAFFCAVEEERDPGLRGKAFAVGGKPGERGVVASCSYAARQFGVRSAMPMSRAVKLCPGLLIVPSRHRVYQTISQKVMERLGKLTPLVEQISIDEAFLDMSDLPQSGETLARKLQTLIRDELGLPCSVGVATNKLIAKIATDVGKAANKTGGYPNAIRVVPPGQEASFLAPLPVQALWGVGPKTAEALARLGLHTIGDIARWPEADLARRFGKMGAEIAARARGLDDRPVVTGHEAKSISQETTFVRDVKGGKALRDTLRDLSDQVGRRLRQSELSGTTVKLKLRWPDFTTLSRQTTLSQPTDQGDEIYNAVLRLFDEVWRPGKAVRLLGVAVTGLGNPAQQLSLLDDGSEKKRRLQNTIDDLRERFGSRAVQRASQLKDDASRESRQ from the coding sequence GTGAAGCATCGCAAAATTCTCCACCTCGATCTCGACGCCTTCTTCTGCGCCGTCGAAGAAGAGCGCGACCCGGGTCTGCGCGGCAAGGCTTTCGCCGTTGGCGGCAAGCCCGGCGAGCGCGGCGTGGTAGCCTCGTGTTCCTACGCCGCCCGGCAGTTTGGCGTGCGCTCGGCCATGCCCATGAGCCGCGCCGTCAAACTTTGTCCCGGCCTGCTCATCGTCCCCTCACGTCACCGCGTCTATCAAACCATCTCGCAGAAAGTGATGGAGCGGCTGGGCAAGCTGACGCCTCTCGTCGAGCAAATCTCGATTGACGAAGCCTTTCTCGACATGAGCGACCTGCCGCAATCGGGCGAAACATTGGCCCGGAAATTGCAAACGCTCATCCGCGACGAACTCGGCCTGCCGTGCTCGGTCGGCGTGGCGACCAACAAGCTCATCGCCAAGATCGCCACCGACGTGGGCAAGGCCGCCAACAAAACCGGCGGCTACCCCAACGCGATCAGGGTCGTGCCGCCGGGCCAGGAAGCCTCCTTCCTCGCCCCGCTCCCGGTTCAGGCGCTGTGGGGCGTGGGGCCGAAAACCGCCGAGGCCCTCGCCCGGCTCGGCCTGCACACCATCGGCGACATCGCCCGCTGGCCGGAAGCCGACCTGGCTCGCCGCTTCGGCAAGATGGGCGCTGAGATCGCCGCCCGCGCCCGCGGCCTCGACGACCGCCCCGTCGTCACCGGCCACGAAGCCAAGTCCATCAGCCAGGAGACCACCTTTGTGCGCGACGTGAAGGGCGGCAAGGCTCTGCGCGACACCCTGCGCGATCTCTCGGATCAGGTGGGCCGCCGTTTGCGCCAGTCGGAACTGAGCGGGACAACCGTCAAACTCAAATTGCGCTGGCCCGACTTCACCACCCTCAGCCGTCAGACGACTCTGAGTCAGCCGACTGATCAGGGCGACGAGATTTACAATGCCGTCCTGCGACTCTTTGACGAGGTATGGCGACCGGGCAAGGCCGTTCGACTTCTGGGGGTGGCCGTCACTGGTTTGGGGAACCCGGCTCAACAGTTGAGCCTTTTGGACGATGGCTCGGAGAAGAAGCGGCGACTGCAAAACACAATTGACGACCTGCGCGAGCGCTTCGGCAGTCGAGCGGTGCAAAGAGCGAGCCAATTAAAGGATGACGCTTCGCGTGAAAGCAGGCAGTAA
- a CDS encoding quinone-dependent dihydroorotate dehydrogenase codes for MYRLLRPALFALDPERAHQLTLRLLALPVAPLLARLFDFSDPRLAVSAFGLTFRNPVGLAAGYDKNGLALRGLAMLGFGHIEAGTVTRTPQPGNPRPRLFRLPADEALINRMGFPNDGVRDLTSLRDLSGLPCRLGVNIGKSKDTPLEQAADDYCALLKQVAPYADYVALNLSSPNTPGLRQLQTKTYIADLLGQVAAARDELTKRKPVLIKIAPDLSWPELDDILEAVVANKLDGIIATNTTISREGLRSPLKAESGGLSGQPLRTRSTEIIRYIHQHTEGKLPIVGVGGINSAEAALEKLRAGATLLQIYTGLIYEGPGLVAAINRGITMSQIDSSNVKRQTSKITRHD; via the coding sequence ATGTACCGCCTCCTCCGGCCCGCCCTCTTCGCCCTCGACCCCGAACGCGCCCACCAACTGACACTCCGCCTGCTGGCCCTGCCGGTTGCGCCGCTCCTCGCTCGCCTGTTTGACTTTTCGGATCCGCGCCTGGCCGTCTCGGCCTTCGGGTTGACGTTTCGCAACCCGGTGGGGCTGGCCGCCGGTTACGACAAGAATGGCCTTGCGCTCCGCGGCCTGGCTATGCTCGGCTTCGGCCACATTGAAGCTGGAACCGTCACGCGCACGCCTCAACCCGGCAACCCGCGCCCGCGTCTCTTCCGCCTGCCCGCCGACGAAGCATTGATCAATCGCATGGGTTTCCCGAACGATGGCGTCCGAGACCTGACAAGTCTTAGAGACCTGTCAGGTCTGCCGTGTCGGCTCGGCGTGAACATTGGCAAGAGCAAAGACACCCCGCTTGAACAGGCCGCCGACGATTATTGCGCCTTGCTCAAGCAGGTTGCGCCTTACGCCGATTACGTTGCCCTCAACCTCAGTTCCCCCAACACGCCCGGCCTGCGCCAACTGCAAACCAAGACTTACATCGCCGACCTGCTGGGGCAAGTGGCGGCGGCGCGAGATGAATTGACCAAGCGTAAGCCGGTGCTGATCAAGATCGCGCCCGATCTCTCCTGGCCGGAACTGGATGACATTCTTGAAGCCGTTGTCGCCAACAAGCTGGACGGCATCATCGCCACGAACACGACCATCAGCCGCGAAGGCTTGCGCTCACCATTGAAAGCAGAGTCGGGCGGCCTGAGCGGTCAGCCCTTGCGAACGCGCTCCACCGAAATTATCCGCTACATTCACCAGCACACCGAAGGCAAACTGCCCATCGTCGGCGTGGGCGGCATCAACAGCGCCGAGGCCGCGCTGGAAAAACTGCGCGCCGGGGCGACGCTGCTTCAAATATACACCGGCTTGATTTACGAAGGGCCGGGGTTGGTGGCGGCGATTAATCGCGGGATTACAATGAGCCAGATCGACTCATCAAACGTCAAGCGTCAAACGTCAAAAATCACTCGTCACGATTGA
- a CDS encoding methyltransferase domain-containing protein: MTESTQDHWARWLLHRRHNDDPERMKKVLKFLYPVRDKVLSNAKLNDGETLLDVGSGDGLIAFGALEKVRDSQVIFSDISQDLLDHIEALAREMGVLDRCRFLRASADDLSAIPNSSVDAVTTRSVLIYVASKQQSFNEFYRALKPGGRLSIFEPINRFGWPPPPGWFSSYDVTPVADIAAKVQAVNLRLQPPDSDPMLDFDERDMLRFTEKAGFKSIEIELQAKIAFGGESHSWEKFLQFVGNPKIPSTAEAMAEALTPEEAERFTAHLRPLVEAGQSVERTALMYLWAVK, translated from the coding sequence ATGACCGAATCCACACAAGACCATTGGGCGCGCTGGCTTTTGCATCGCCGGCACAACGACGATCCTGAACGAATGAAGAAGGTGCTGAAGTTTTTGTACCCGGTGCGCGACAAGGTGTTAAGCAATGCCAAGCTGAACGACGGCGAAACCTTGCTCGACGTGGGCAGTGGCGACGGCCTCATCGCCTTTGGCGCGCTGGAGAAAGTCAGAGATAGCCAAGTCATCTTCAGCGACATCTCACAAGACTTGCTGGATCACATCGAAGCCCTGGCTCGTGAGATGGGCGTGCTGGATAGATGCCGCTTCCTTCGCGCCTCTGCCGACGACCTCTCGGCCATCCCCAACTCCTCTGTGGACGCCGTCACCACCCGTTCGGTGTTGATCTACGTCGCCTCCAAGCAACAATCCTTCAATGAGTTCTATCGCGCCCTTAAACCGGGAGGCCGCCTCTCGATCTTCGAGCCGATCAACCGCTTTGGCTGGCCGCCGCCGCCGGGCTGGTTTTCCAGTTACGACGTGACGCCGGTGGCGGACATCGCCGCCAAAGTGCAGGCTGTGAATCTCCGCCTACAACCGCCCGACAGCGACCCGATGCTGGACTTCGACGAGCGCGACATGCTGAGGTTTACGGAGAAAGCGGGCTTCAAATCTATCGAAATAGAACTGCAGGCCAAGATTGCGTTTGGCGGCGAGAGCCACAGTTGGGAGAAGTTTTTGCAGTTCGTGGGCAATCCGAAAATCCCCTCTACCGCCGAAGCGATGGCCGAAGCCCTGACGCCCGAAGAGGCCGAGCGGTTCACGGCGCACCTGCGCCCGTTAGTTGAAGCGGGGCAGTCGGTTGAGCGCACAGCGTTGATGTATTTGTGGGCAGTCAAGTAA
- a CDS encoding MFS transporter, with protein sequence MVRLFAYGFLSVVLALYLAQLGLNETQIGVLLTWTLVGDTAVSLWITNVADRLGRRRVLMLGAGLMVFAGAAFALTGNFLLLTLAAIVGTLSPSGNEVGAFLSIEQAALSHIVPDKQRTQTFAWYQLAGSFLTALGALSGGGLAGAIQRAGGSPLESYRAVVVGYALLGLVLGVLFSRLSSVVEVGQIANLPYKGFGLHRSRHVVFKLSALFALDAFGGGLVVQSLIAYWFNARWGVQPALLGGIFFGANIFAGLSALAAARMAARFGLINTMVWTHIPSNVLLMLVPLMPNLPLAIAVLLARFSISQMDVPTRQSYTMAVVAPDERSAAAGVTSIVRTLGSAAAPLVTGALLGASLLSAPFFLAGGLKIVYDLSLYQSFRSLKPPEET encoded by the coding sequence ATGGTGCGCCTGTTCGCCTACGGCTTCCTCTCGGTCGTGCTGGCGCTCTACCTGGCCCAGCTTGGACTGAATGAGACTCAAATTGGCGTTCTGCTCACTTGGACTCTTGTCGGGGACACCGCCGTCTCGTTGTGGATCACGAATGTAGCCGACCGCCTCGGGCGGCGGCGGGTGCTGATGCTGGGCGCAGGGTTGATGGTCTTTGCCGGGGCGGCCTTTGCCCTGACGGGCAACTTCCTTTTGCTCACCCTGGCCGCCATCGTCGGCACCCTCAGCCCCAGCGGCAACGAAGTCGGCGCGTTCCTTTCGATTGAGCAGGCCGCGCTCTCGCACATCGTCCCCGACAAACAACGCACGCAGACATTCGCCTGGTATCAACTCGCCGGTTCATTCCTCACCGCCCTCGGCGCGTTGAGCGGCGGCGGGCTGGCCGGGGCCATCCAACGGGCTGGCGGCTCACCCCTGGAAAGTTATCGCGCCGTCGTCGTCGGCTACGCCCTGCTCGGCTTGGTGTTGGGAGTCCTGTTCAGCAGACTCTCTTCTGTCGTTGAAGTGGGGCAAATTGCCAATTTGCCCTACAAAGGTTTCGGCCTGCACCGCTCGCGCCACGTCGTCTTCAAACTCTCGGCGCTGTTTGCGCTCGACGCGTTTGGGGGCGGCCTGGTGGTGCAAAGTTTGATTGCCTACTGGTTCAACGCGCGCTGGGGCGTTCAACCGGCTCTGTTGGGCGGCATCTTCTTTGGAGCCAACATCTTTGCCGGGCTGTCGGCGCTGGCGGCGGCGCGGATGGCGGCCCGCTTCGGCCTCATCAACACGATGGTTTGGACACACATCCCGTCCAACGTTCTGCTTATGCTCGTGCCGCTCATGCCCAACTTGCCGCTGGCGATTGCTGTCCTTCTCGCCCGCTTCAGCATCTCGCAAATGGACGTGCCGACTCGCCAGTCGTATACAATGGCCGTCGTCGCTCCCGACGAACGTTCAGCCGCCGCTGGAGTGACCTCCATTGTTCGCACCCTGGGTAGCGCCGCCGCGCCGCTCGTCACCGGCGCGCTTCTCGGCGCGTCGTTGCTCAGTGCGCCATTCTTCCTGGCCGGCGGCCTCAAGATCGTCTACGATCTTTCGCTCTATCAAAGTTTTCGCTCGCTCAAGCCGCCGGAGGAGACATGA
- a CDS encoding chromate resistance protein: MKWITRERVKVDRVACPWLIRKFLDREAEFFFVPADKVMSESERLSAIPYDVPNVELGHHGQECSFEAILRKFNLTGNPALVLLSRIVNGADTDNTLWNQPEGPGLEAIAEGFRHLGYKDDHEINAAEWIVYDALYAYCQEMIRQGKPDGDFKN; this comes from the coding sequence ATGAAATGGATAACGCGCGAACGGGTCAAAGTGGATCGCGTCGCCTGCCCGTGGCTGATCAGGAAGTTCTTGGACAGGGAGGCCGAGTTCTTCTTTGTTCCGGCGGACAAAGTGATGAGCGAATCCGAACGCCTGAGCGCGATTCCCTACGATGTGCCAAACGTCGAACTCGGCCATCACGGCCAGGAATGTTCCTTTGAAGCTATTCTCAGGAAGTTTAACCTCACGGGGAACCCGGCTCTGGTTCTGTTGAGCAGGATCGTCAACGGGGCCGACACCGACAACACGCTCTGGAACCAGCCCGAAGGCCCCGGCCTCGAAGCCATCGCCGAAGGTTTTCGCCACCTGGGCTACAAAGACGATCACGAGATCAATGCCGCCGAGTGGATCGTCTACGATGCGCTCTATGCTTACTGCCAGGAAATGATCCGCCAGGGCAAGCCAGACGGCGATTTCAAGAATTAG
- a CDS encoding 4-vinyl reductase has product MDIKSKTEHDPVADRKMVDAYVRWALLAAEEVVGKQGMTVVLREAGLERLSGNYPPNELKPTGSFTHGDYANLNAALLNFFGRAGKSMVLRIGRISAKHGIEQQGAMFGLAALIASKLLPFSAQIKIGAEAMQDGFRKVYQTIGQEYRARAEDRGDTIAYITSDCPVCAGKQSSEPICWIHTGVLQEGIRWQTGKEAIIQQTASRAMGAPECVWEVSKTPKE; this is encoded by the coding sequence ATGGATATCAAGAGCAAAACCGAACACGATCCCGTCGCCGATCGGAAGATGGTGGATGCTTACGTGCGCTGGGCGCTGTTGGCCGCCGAGGAGGTGGTGGGCAAGCAGGGCATGACCGTGGTTTTGCGCGAGGCCGGGTTGGAGCGGCTCAGCGGCAACTACCCGCCGAATGAGTTGAAGCCGACCGGCAGTTTCACTCACGGCGACTACGCCAATTTGAACGCGGCCCTGCTCAACTTCTTCGGGCGGGCAGGCAAGAGCATGGTTCTGCGCATCGGGCGGATCTCGGCCAAGCACGGCATCGAACAGCAGGGCGCAATGTTCGGCCTGGCGGCGCTCATCGCCTCCAAACTGCTCCCGTTTTCGGCCCAAATCAAGATCGGCGCAGAAGCCATGCAAGACGGCTTCCGCAAAGTCTACCAGACCATCGGCCAGGAGTATCGCGCCCGCGCTGAAGACCGAGGGGACACAATTGCTTATATCACATCCGATTGCCCGGTGTGCGCCGGAAAACAGTCGAGCGAGCCTATCTGCTGGATTCACACTGGCGTTTTGCAAGAGGGCATTCGCTGGCAAACTGGCAAAGAGGCCATCATCCAGCAAACGGCCAGCCGGGCGATGGGCGCGCCGGAGTGCGTGTGGGAAGTAAGCAAGACGCCAAAGGAATGA